In the Primulina tabacum isolate GXHZ01 chromosome 15, ASM2559414v2, whole genome shotgun sequence genome, ATAGTGAGATATAATATCTAGAATAgttaattaaaattcaatgaaaaatgaatttgttgggaatttcagttcacctacccctcgttgatttattaattcgttcgatagtgatttaTGCTTCCGACAAGATTTCATATTCGattgaacacgccctctcgagctatgctAAACTaactctactcaatgaagtaattaaatgtctttaattattatcaagagtgaatcgcatgtcgatctatgaaatcccctagttttcgtcCTACCacactatgactatcggcgcgtatccaatttcatatgtctatgtaaactgtagatccacggactatgctacttgttcctatcacaagctattctctcgaactcactcgcagtataagattattattaaagttagcttctctttaataattataatgaaaacaatagcataatcaagaataaaccaaCAATTGAAATACGAATTAACTAAATCGGTTTCGgagtaggatccccttaaatcccaacaaaatgTTTAAAGgataaaaactaaattataaatactagatttgacgaaaaacacgaagaacgatgcccggaaatcttcgaatcttcaatccaaACGCTTTCTCCAAGCTTTTCTCTCCTCCTCATGCTCCTTGGCTTCTGAATATCCTAAAAGTCGTCCCCCAAACCCTTCCATATCATCCATATCCAGAAAATAAGGTAAGGAATCGGCCAAgaaatctttccaaaattacAACCGCGCCCAGGCGCACATGATTTTCCGCCCGGACGGATGGCTTGCGCAGATCTTGTTTTAAATCTTTTTAATCGACGCGCCCGGACGGACATAAGTTTCCTCCTGGGCGGATGAGTTTcacaaatttctttttttttttttctgagcttcccggcactgatggtggcacaaccctttacagaaccattgctgctctgataccaactgaaacgtctgctatttgTTTTCTAacatactagaaatttttttttaacccttaaaaatacgtttttaatgcaactatgtaaaaaaatatattttaaacatgtaaatatgcacatcataattaattaatgtaattaaaacaattaattgaaatacacgagaaatttaataacttgtatgcatatagttcgcgtggaccttcaaattttcgggacattaCAAAAATAATTGGCAAATTTCTTTGATTGAAATTTAATGATTATCTAGTATTTAAATGACGGCTTATGAAAGGAATAAAACATTTAGTTTTTCTCGAAAAATATAGTTAATATTGAGATCATGAGGTTCTTTCAAACTGATTCTCGAACATCCAAAAAATTAGGTAGACAAAGTAGAAAAGTCATAACAAATCTCAAAGATAAACGATCAACCCTTTCATCGGCCCATAATCCGACCCTTTACCCGTGCTCATAACACTTACCAAACACAATTCTAAAAAAATACTTCTAAATCCTTTTTTCTACACCTTTTGAATTGAAAATATTAGAAGCCCAACCAAATAATGTGTAACGAACAAAATCAGACTAGGGTCTTGTTAGGTAAAATCTGCACAGCAGAATGGTATGCACAGTTTTTGTCACACGTTCCCAAATAATGTCCGCACAAAATCTGTTCAAACATATATGTGTTTCTGCAATTTTCAGGTGCAACTAATAAGTAGATGATAACAACTCAGTCTGCTATAAATGCCACTCCCAGCTCCGTTGTGTGCAACAAAACTTCACAGAACACGCCAATTTTTATCAAGAACGTAGAAATCAATTTCATCTTCCGAAACATCTGAGTATAGAAGAGGTAAGAGTTGAAGATAAGAATTTCAGCCCAGCTGATCCTCCAGGGAAGTAGGAGATGACGTAGTACGAGAGAGCAATCACCTACCAAAGCAAAGTTCAAGAAATCGAAACAATATTAAAGGTAAATTAAGAAGAACTATGTACCGTGTACCACAACTAGTGTAATTGTTTCAATGCTCCATATTCTACCACATTCTAAACTTCGATTTCTACGATTTTCTTCATTCTTACCTCGCAGTTAGACCTACTGAGTAAACTCCTACTTATAAGAGTACATTTTTCTAATGGTGGCCAAAAGCACAACAGTCAGCATAAAATGCCTATCAGTTTCAGAAGAAAATGCTGAGGAAATGGGAGGAATTAATAATCACAAATATCTACTAAATATACATTTATCCACAACCATATCAATTTTTTCAAAACTTATATCATGTTTAATCCAAACtaatttaagctttataaaaaaataataacaaactGTTGCCCCGGCCACCCACATTTTTCTTGCAACCACCAGTCCACACCTTCCACACCCCCAAGATTCATTCTGACTGACGGTCGCCAAAGCAACACTAGTTTTTAACATGTAGGGGGTAGAATGCCAGGGAAGAAACAAAAACAATTGAaactaaaattttgattaaaattaAGTTTATACTAATCgttaatatttttagtatagtAATTCAAATTCTTCTGATTTTGAAAAACTAAAATGTAAAAAATAAATTGCatacaaaaatcaattttaaataTCTTATAGCACTTTTGTAGACCATAGTTCAGTTCCATTttgttttgagagaaaaattatACACACACTCAGTGTGTTATTTAAAGGTAGAGAAAGGAACACTAATAAATGAGGAAGGCTCAGGATGCGTCATCGTGAATTCTGAGAACATAATAAGGCATCTCAATGGCTCAACTTCAATCCAGCAGGGACATCTCCTGGTCCCACTCCAAGTTTCAGACTAGATGCCAGAGTCGGACACAgctctttcaaaattaaaaatggCATAAAGAATAGGGCATTGAATTATCTACAGAACCAATAAGGCAATAAAGAGTACATTATTCCCTTGAGAGAGTTGATATTCAAGACTAACGCACAGGGCTGAAAGCAGTGCCAGATTCAAAGCACAAAAAAGTCCAATCACAGTACTGTCCACTCTAGTTTTGCTGGGAAAAAGATATGCTAGGAAAGTTTAATGCAGTATCTAAAAACCTCATTCATTAGCAGAACAGGTCAAGATTTCCTCTATGACAAATACATAAACAAGATCAATTGGAGAAGAGGAATATAAAATTAGAACGAATGTGTTAATTATGAGGATAATTGTTATGGGAGAGGGTGGGAGTTTCATACCTGCAGTATGGAGAAGAAACCTGAAAGAAAATAGCTGTGAAGAACCATGGATGCATAAACTGTACCCACCATGCTGCCAACAAATCCTAACGTGAAAGAAAGTCTCTGCAGAAAGGAAAATGTGATTGACTGGGTTCAAAGACTTCCAGGAAAGTGGATGGAAGAATACAAAAGTGGAAAAGACGACTCATTCTATTCCTGGAAggaaaaataatgaataaattaaatttctaaaaaaatataattataatacctCCTTAGAAAACATGTGTTGAAGCTGACTCTTTGGACCTTTGAGGGCAAAGAGCGAACCAACTATGAAGGCACAGCCAATAGTGAAGCAGATAGCAAATTTTTGAGGCTTCAGCACCATCGCAGGCAGGAATATGGTGAAAGCAATGAAGATGAAGAAAAATCCAGTAGCAAGGAACAATCCAAAGTACATAAGAGATTTTCCAGAGGGAACAATGCTTGTAGCAGAGTTGAAGTTCCTGGGTAACCCCCTCATTCCTTTAGATACCCTGTCGAGGAACAAAAATTGAGGTCTAGGAAACAGATGAAACAAATTGGAAAATATTTCCGCCATAATCACATATTTCAATACAACTGACAGCCAAGGCTAGGGCTTATGTTCATTATATTCTGATAGCTTGGAAGAAGACAGCTAGAAAAGCCACATAGAGCTGTAATTTCCTGTTGCTAGATTGGAAAAAAAAACGAACCAAATTAAGGCAAGTTTTTGCTACTAGGTTGTTTCATCTTGTCAAGTACAAGTGCTTCTCGAGGTAGAGTACAATATTATGCAGAAATCAAGCAATGATTTGCTCACAAGGCCAGAGAGAAAGGGAGCTGGTAGGAAATCTGTCCAAAGCTTCCTGTGGTGCTCAAGTCAAATGCTTGATATTCCACTTCCTCTGTTATTAAGGTGAAAAATGTTTGACAGTGAATATCGGGCCTTTTCCATCCATATATCACTATCAAACTCTTAGTTTCGTACACATGCATCTACAAATTTGATAAATCTTATACTTATTCATCATTACAGCAGTAAAATAAAACCAAGTGTAAAAATTCCTTTTCAAAACATTCTAATATTAGTGTACCACATTGATCATCTTCAACATTATTTGAAAACTAAGAAGACAAGTGTAGCATACCCTATCTAAATGTAGGTTGTTCGCAGAGGTAGCCCATACATTTGGAAGCGTGGCAGACCTAACTTTATTCAATATTCTGTTTTACTGTAAGTTGCAGAAGCAGGACTGTTGGTCGAGTGAGTGAGTGAGTTAGGCAGTTATATGAAATAACACATTTTGCATTTTGATTGGTATTATTTACTACAGAAGTTATTAGTGATGCCTGGGAAAGGTGAAAGTGAAAAGATCAAGGACTCATGGAAGCCCTATTATATTCTTCTTTATGTTAGTTGATTATTGTTGACATATAAGCATAATCTTGTGATTGCAACAGTGGTTTTCCTGAATGTTATATCTCTCAAAATATGAAATCAATGGTGGAACACAGAATGGTGCTTACAGCAAATGGGTTCTTATCTTCTATACAACAGATGGTTAAGACATGTGATAACCACAACATAATAACATAGACAGTAATAAAGGAGAAATTATTTCCTACTGCAGTTCATTTATATTTTCTAAGTCTATCCACGCGAGAAAAATCAATTTTGTTTGCGTTTAAAATACTCTTGGCATATTTTCGAGGATTCTCACAAGAACTGTCCCAGATGTACTATCTATTTTCGATGATTCTCACAAGAATTGTCCCATATGTACCATCTAGGAAGGTGATAAACACTTCCATATTCGTAAGCGTATTAGACACTGAAAAAATTATCAGTCTACAAATCCTACTtcgaaaaatatgaaatatgcGCATTCAGGACCTGTTGGGTATATATATTGGCTTGGTTGGTGTAAAATTTGAAGACTAAAAAATTATAAAGGAGAAGCATAGTTGAAATTTGGGAAGAATCCTAGTTAACACCACAAAAACCAACCTGTTTCAAAAGTTTTCTTTTCTATATTATTTTCCCTACAACTCCAAACAAGAGAAACACAAAATAACCAATGTCCAGCCACTTGTTCCCCGTGGAAATAATTACTAAACGGACTAGTCATACATAAAAAAGAAATTTATTTCCACTATAGATCCGTTAtcttttcatttaataaaaaagaaatttatTTCCACTATAGATCCGTTATCTTTTCATTTAATAAGTGCTACAAACCCAATACTAAGGGCAAAGTTTCAGAAGCAGGACTGTTGGTCGAGTTAGTGAGTTAGGCAATTATATGAAGTTACAAGTTTTGCATTTTGATTGGTATTATTTACTACAGAAATTATTAGTGATCCTGGAAAAGGGGAAGGTGAAATTATCAAGGACTCATGGTAGCCCGTTATAGCTTTCCTAAGGAAAAAAATTAGGCTAACACAAGAATCGGCAAATACTAGCACCAGTTCATATGTTTAACCAACTATTGATGGtgtcaacaagtgaagataTAAGCTGCATTAGCATTTGCAAATCtctattgataaaaaaaaatatctaatgTATGCTTTTATGACGCACCACTGATAACCAAACAATAAATTCTTCTCTCAGCAATTAACAACAGAACATGGATCTCAAACAGTAACACTAATATCAAACCAAATAAAACCGAAGAGTAACATCCTCGAATTATTGACGACGGGTAGGTTTTTGGAAACCTTACACATCGAAAGTACTGGTGACTTTGTCGTTAGCGGTGCGCACGGCGGCTTCGATATCGAATGAGGAATCTATGTCGGCTTCGGCTTCGGATTTGGAAGCGGCGGCGTAAGCATTCCAGTCAGCCAGTAAAGACGACGTCGGCTGGCCGATTTCACTGCTCGGACCGCCGGTGAACCACCCCGGACTTGTTTTCTGCATATTTATATTTCTAACTAATTGTACTTTGCTGctctaaaataacattttaaaaacaaagaaaatattttagtctcttttattttttgatttgaTAATTTGTCCATTATatctttaatttaaaaatatattttgattttaattattcttTTTGCTAAAAGTCACTGATAAATCAAATTTTATTCCTTTGATATTGatgttaataaatttttaacagTATCTATTCGAATTCCTTATAGACAAGATAATACGATAATTTACTAAGAAAAAATTTTCCAGTAGTGATAATATCAAAAATAAAGAATtattatttctgaaaattttgagaaaaatattcaatactaTAAATTACCAGCATCTTCTAATACGAAGATCAATAGATATGATAGTTTTAATTTTAGATttgattatatcataaaaacaattgAAAAACAATCCCTCTGAAAGGGGGATATGATTCATTTAGTTTGTTATCACAAAAGTTTATTAATATTCATAAGCAATCATATAAATTTATGCATTTAGGAATGATCCAAGTAGGTTTAAAACCTCTTACAAGATTAGGTTTAAACACAACAGCCTTAATTATCGTCAGAGATCAAACgcataataaatttaaagattCTTTATTATGAAAAATAGAGTCCTCGTTATGTGAAGGACCTATACATTTTAATTGCTTCCCTAATTTTCTTATTTTGCTTTTTGATCCAAATATCATAAAAGCACTCACTTTAAATATAAAGACTGAGGATTTTAATATGATAGATGGAACAGAAAACGTtgctatattatatataatttgcTATAAAGTAATGAATTCAACTATTTCTAATGTTAGAATTAATGCTAATCAAATTAGTTCTAAAAGAGAAGAAACTACTCTTTTTATAAGTGAtattaataaaagtaatattatgattctcaaaaCAATTATTTGGAGTCAAGTACTCTTCCAGAAatctgaaaaatagaaaatattacTCCTTCTCTTAAAGAAGAATATAAATTAGAAAGTATTGTTCACTATGTAGATGGtgatattgaaataaaattctcATCTCAAAGACATCTACGTATTAAACTACCTGaagaaattataaattataCTTCTtctatatctgattttgaaataaataaGTATATATCATATTCAGAAAAccaatgaaaatatttatcaaaccTGAATATAAGGTTGATCTACCTGAATCAAGTAATTCTAGATTTCAAAGAAGTTACTCCGTTAATAATAGAACTTCTAATTATCATACCTTTTCTGAGAAGATGGCTCGTTTGTATATAGAGAATATACTGAGACTGCATGGAGTTCCAAGTGCAATTGTCTTAGATCATGACCCTCGATTCACTTCAAAGTACTGGACTAATTTACAAAAAAATGGGTACACGACTTGTGATGAATATTGTGTaccatc is a window encoding:
- the LOC142527628 gene encoding uncharacterized protein LOC142527628 isoform X1, translating into MQKTSPGWFTGGPSSEIGQPTSSLLADWNAYAAASKSEAEADIDSSFDIEAAVRTANDKVTSTFDVVSKGMRGLPRNFNSATSIVPSGKSLMYFGLFLATGFFFIFIAFTIFLPAMVLKPQKFAICFTIGCAFIVGSLFALKGPKSQLQHMFSKERLSFTLGFVGSMVGTVYASMVLHSYFLSGFFSILQVIALSYYVISYFPGGSAGLKFLSSTLTSSILRCFGR
- the LOC142527628 gene encoding uncharacterized protein LOC142527628 isoform X2 is translated as MQKTSPGWFTGGPSSEIGQPTSSLLADWNAYAAASKSEAEADIDSSFDIEAAVRTANDKVTSTFDVVSKGMRGLPRNFNSATSIVPSGKSLMYFGLFLATGFFFIFIAFTIFLPAMVLKPQKFAICFTIGCAFIVGSLFALKGPKSQLQHMFSKERLSFTLGFVGSMVGTVYASMVLHSYFLSGFFSILQRKS